The window ACTTTGGCGGCCGATGGTCTGTTTTTGCTCTTGACCATTTTGGCGTTTGTGTTGGGCTGGGCCTGGCGATTTCGACTGGTGGGAGTCACCGCATTCACGATCGTGGTGGCGGCGGGGTTGTTTGGTTTTGGCCTCAGCCTCCGGGAACGGCCGCGCATTGAGGGAGCCGCCCCCTACCAACTGGTTTATGACACGGGAGCAACCCTCGCCACGATCGCCGTTTCGCCAGACTTGCCAGCGGAGGCGTTGGTGGCCACCCTCAAGCAAGCCGCGATCGACCTCTACTCCCCTGGACGAGTGGGGGGTAAGCCTTCGTTGACCATCCGTGCGCGATCGGTCACTCATCCTGAGGATGGGATCTCAAAGCTCCAATACCTAGGGCAAATCGAGCGATCGCTCACTGTTCGCATCGATGAAAATCCCAAGATCACTCTGTTCTAGGAATTTAGCCTCTAGGAACTCAGCCCGCTCCCCGCTCGATCGACCGTGGCTTCCTGGATATTGGTTAAGCCATTGAGGAAGCCTGGCCGACTGGCCCAGTTCAGTACTCAGTTCTACGTCAATCAGCGCCCAGCTCTACATCAACATGCTGTCCATGTTGGGCTGCACCTTTGCTCGAATCAGCAGAGCCGTGATGTTGTCATGGCCATTGTGCTGATTTGCCAGCTCCACCAGTTGCGAAACCCCTTGGTCAAGGTTGGCGCGAGAGCTAATCAGTGGGGCTAAGTGGGTTTGCCAGTGGGTTTCAATCAAGTCGTTGTCGCTCAATCCATCGGAACAGAGCAACAACAGAGCATCTTCATCCAGATCCAAAAACTGGATTTCTGGATCCACTCCGGTGTTATCGCGGGGCCCCAGAGCTTGGGTGAGTTGATAGGCATCGGGGCGGCTGTAGGCGGCATCGGGGTCAATGCCGCGCTGAATTTCCCGCTGTCCGACTTCGTGGTCGGTGGTGATTTGCTCAAGACCCCGACGGCGGGTGAGCCGATAAAGCCGGCTGTCTCCCACGTGGGCCACGGCCACCTTGGAGTTGTGGACAAGCACTAAAACCAGGGTGGTTCCCATTCGTCCACTGCCCGATCGCTGCTCGCTTTGGTTTTCGTCGTAAATGGCCTGATTGGCCATGAAGATTCCCTCTCGAATGGCCTCGATCGGGGGCATTTCAGTTTGCCAATTGGTTTGGAAATAGTCCTGAAGGGTCTTGACCGCCAAGTGGCTGGCCACTTCCCCGCTGGCATGGCCCCCCATCCCGTCACAGAGAATATAGAGATTGTGGGCCCGAACCGTCCTGCCGTTGGGGGTTTCCAGTCGCTGGAAGTTGGTGTAAATGCCGAAGTAGTCCTCATTGTGATCGCGCTGGCGACCAATATCGGTGCGCCCCGCCTCATCCAGACTCGACAATTTCATGGGCAGGACGATCGTGGGTGTATCGTCCTCATCGTCATCCCGCAGGCTGCTGAGGGGAAGATTAGCGAGCGGATTGCCACCGTTAGGAACAACCGAGCTAGAAGGCATGGCCACGCTTTCGCTCAGGCTGGTGGCGGCGATCGCCGCTACGGGGGATTTTTGCTCCAAGTTGTCGGCAATGAGCCGCAGGTGCTGGCGCACCACGTCGGGGCTGGTGAACTGACCCCGAGCAATCAGTTGAGCCAGGTTAATCAGGGAGTCAGCTCCTGGGTGTTCCGCTTGGGTCAGCAACTGTAGCCAGGCTTCGCCCAAGTGCGTGAGGCTGCTGGCGGCGGTGGGCTGCTCCGGATGCGCGGTGGGGTCATGCAGACGCTTGAGGCTCAGAACGCTGTCTTCGTCAACACACAGGTTGTCGAGCACCAGCAGACTGGCGGTACATTGCACGGGAATTAACTCTTCCCAAAGGTCGAGCATTTCGTAGAGATCGTGCAGGACTTGCAGGGTGGGTGTGTCGGGATCTCGCCACAGATCGCTCAGGGATTTCCAGTCCGATCGATCCTCAATCAACAGAACTTGCCAGCCTTCTCCTTGCCAGGTGTCGTAGACCTGGGGCAAGCGTTGGCCCAGTTGTGAATCGAGCAGCAGATAGGGTTGGGCAATGGAGGGAATCTGGGACTCGATCGAGAGTTCGTAAGTGGCGGGTTGAGAGCTGGGGGGCAAGGTGGGTTCCGCGTCGCCCTCGATCGGCTGGTGCAACCAGCGATCGAAAAATCGCAGTCGATAGGGCTGTTGATCCAGCACTTGGGTTTGATATTGGGCGCTGGCATCAATCGCCCGAATCGGAGTCAAGGGCTTGTAGCGCAGAAAAGGCTGGTCGGGATCATTGGTCTCGGGGGGATTTGGCCAAGCGGCATCCGGTTCCGGCGGCACCAAAAGAGCTTGCAGAACTGTCCCGATCGCCTCGCCACAGTCACTACAGGTGAGCTGACCGACGGGATTCTCAGTGCCGCATTCCGGACAGAGCAATCGATCGAGCGAGGCACCACACTGCTGACAGTACTTGTTGTCATCAGGGTTTTCACATTGGCACTGGGGACAAATCTGCATAGCAGCCACTGTCAGAGGTCTCAAGAGTGATCAGGGTTGGTTGATCGATGGGTGATCAAGCTTGGGTGATTAAATCGAGTAATCAAATCACGAGGACTATTAAACGGAGCATCTAAACGAAACGCCTAAACAGAACGCCTAAACAGAATGCCTAAACAGAACATCGCGAATAGCCGTTGGCACGCCACCCTGATCGGAAATACTGGATCGAGTCAAGCCAAATGGGCCAGGTCAAAAGTGGCCGCCCCCGGCAAGATGTTTGACGATCTTTTCTGGATTCTAGCTGACTGCTCCTGGTCTCAATCGTAACGCTTCAGAGATTAAGGATCGTGTATAGATACCTCACTCTCTTGAATTGGCTTCGTTACGGCGTAATTAACGGTTTTGGGGGGCGAGCCTTGAATATGGAAATCCCAGCCAATTTAGGGCAGCTCCGGTCTCATACGCGCGATCGCGATCGAATGGCATCTGCACCTAGCACCTGAACCCAGTTTTGGAGTTCACCGCGTTCCGTATCCGGCCCCGCTGAGCTAGTGTCCATCTCCGTGGTGCTCAGGGGGCTTAATCAGCCGCTGCTGACGCAAATTCCGTCTGTTTTAGCTTTTCTAGCGAAAAGTTGCCTGATCCGGCGAAGCATTTGCAAATTTTTCAAGATTTTCGGCCCAACTCCCCATCATGGCCCCAAAATCGACAACGCCCAACCTCCTGAACTCAGGTGTTGGGCTGAAAGTCATTGGGGTTTAAGGACTAGGGGCGGGTTCTGGGATCGGGGCGGCGCGGTTTGGCAGTTCCTGAAGGCTTCCTTGGCGGAAGGTGCGATCGCCCTGATAACCCGACAAATCCGCCAGGCGATCGAGTGGAGTCACCCCTTCATAGAGCTTGCCGCCAATTTTCCAGGAGGGGAAACTGCGAATTCCCGCCGCCCGACAAAGATCCGGTTTGGCGTTCTTGCCGTTGGGATCACACTCCACATAGGGCAGCTTTGCGGCCGCCTCCTTGCCAAACAGTTCTTTCTGCTCGTGGCAGTGGGGACACCAATAGGCTCCAAATTCCTGCGCCCCTGCTTTGGTCAGGTGCTCGGCTAAAGCAATTTCCGCTGGGCCGGAAGTGGTCTTGATGGTGAACATTTCCGAGCCGTTGGAACTGGATCCGCTGGGAGTGGCATAGACCCCCAAGGTTCCCACCAGTGTGATGATGGCCAGCCCGATCGCCGTAAAAATGGGTTTCCCTAAATCATCCCAACGGCGACTGCTGAGGGCCAGGCCAAACAGCGACAGGGAAAAGAACGCCGACCCCAAACAATAGAGACAAGTCTCGCGAATTTCCGAGACCATCACATACATCAAATAGCCGCTGAACGTGGCCATCGCTGCGCCGCCCGCCACCAACAGCAAGCCGCTCCACTCTTCAATCTGCACTTGCAGATCCTTACGGGCCTGTTGGGTTACCAGGGGAGCCAGCGCCAACAACAACATCGCGCCATAGCCCAACATTCCAATCAGCGGCAGCGGTATCCCCAACACCTCGGCATAGGGACTGTTCAGGACGCGATCGCACCCTTCTGTGGGGCAAGCCGCCTTTGCGCCCGTTAACTTCACCACGGTTAGATAGCTGGTGAGCACCAAACCGGTTCCGGCGATGCCCGCAATTACGGTGCGACCGTGGCGATGGAGCCAAGGCAGTTGGCGGCGGCGTTTTGTGCTAGAAGCAGTCATGGCAAGGCACAGAGAACCATCTCGATCGGGATACGGCAGAGCCGTCACTACAGACTTCAGGGTAGCGAACGGCCTTACCGCTGTCTAGGAAGGTCAACGAATCATTGCTTGATGGTGCGCAAATGACCGGCCGAATGGGCCAGAAAAAGCGATCAAAACGCAGAAAAGAGACAAAAGAAAAAGAGACAAAAAAGATGGCCAATGCTCAGCACTGGCCACCCAATCAGCTCGAAATGACAGTCAAATCAGGGCTAATTTCCGAGTTCTAGCGAGCCACCGACCAATTTTGGTCAACCCGGATGGGCGGCATCAGGAACAGGGCAATGAGCTGCCAAGCCGTGTTCAAAATCAACGGCAACTTTTGCAGGGTCTTCACGAAGCCCGGTTCGTTCGAGGCAGCGATTTCACCCAACTTGATGTTGTTGGCGGCACAGCGATCAAGCCGCTCATAGAACTCAGGGTTCTCCACATCCAGGACGATCGGGAACACCCGACCCGCCGTTTCGTTGGTCTTCTTAATCACTTCGATGTCATAGTCGCGAGCGTTCAGCCCGATCGCCGCGTAGAACCCGCTCCGTTGCAGATCGTTCAAGAACATCGTCGCAAACACCGACAGCAGGAAGAACCGGCACCAGAGACGGGCTTTCCAATCGTTCAAGAATTGGGGATTGGCCCGCAGCACCGCATCGAAAAAGTCGCCGTGGCGGTTCTCGTCTTGGCACCAGTTTTCAAAGAAGCGGAAGATCGGATAAATCCGGTCTTCGGGATTCTTTTCCAGGTGGCGATAGATCGTGATGTAGCGCCAGTAGCCGATCTTTTCCGACAGGTAGGTCGCGTAGAAGATGAACTTCGGTGCGAAGTAGGTGTAGCTCTTGCTTTGGGTCAGGAAGCCCAAATCTAGCGACAGGTTGAAGTCCGTCATCGCCTTGTTCAGGAAGCCCGCATGGCGTGCTTCATCCCGCGACATCAGCTCAAACCCTTCGGCCAGCACCGGGTTTTTGCCCTTCAGTTTCCGCGACAGTTCCTTGTAAAGCAAGAAGCCCGAAAACTCAGCGGTGCAGGAGCGCTCCAGAAACTCAATGAACAGCTCGCGGGTTTTGCCGTCAATGTGATCCCAGCTTTGGTTGAACTCCTCATCGCGCACGAAGTGGTGGCGGTTATAGTCCACCCGAAATTCTTCGATGATCGCTTGGAGTTCCTCTTCGTTGGCGGAGATATCCATCGCCGCCATTTCTTCGAAGTTGGTGGTGTAGAAGCGCGGCGTGAGGATCGTGTCCTTGGCGGGAACTTTGACTCCCGGCTGGACGGCTTGCGGTTTTTGGGGAGTGCTAACCATGAATTGCTTAGTGCGATCGAGGTACGGGTTGGGCGGATGACTGAGCCAGACAGGATCTGGATCGATCTGACTGGCGCAATCTGAACGGATCTAACGGATCTATCAGCGTGCTAGGGAAGGGTCGTCAACGGGATGATCAGCAGCGATTTTTTCCTGACAACTGCACAGCGGTTGTGTGGGATCAAAGGCTGCGTTGGAATTTTAAAAACGGCTTGCCAAAGATCACTAAAGATCAAAAGCCTTAAAAAAACTGTTGTTTAGTCTATCAATCTCCTTTGGGGGGATGGGGGATGGGATATGAAGAGTTACAACAACAGGTAACAATCTGCAACAAATCTCAACTTCTAATTGCCCTAAAGTGCCCAATTGCCTGCTGATCCCCCCTATCGTTCGGGACTGGGGCGATCGGTGCGCACCTTCACGGAATAGCCATGGGACGGCAGACCCTCCGCTTCCGCCAATGCCTGCACCGCCGAAGACACGGACGACAGGGCCCCGGCGGAATAGGAAATGATGCTGGAGTGCTTCATGAAGGTTTCCGTGCTCAGGGGCGAGGCATAGCGGGCTGCGCCGGAGGTGGGCAGGGTGTGATTGGGGCCCGCGAGGTAGTCGCCCACTGCTTCCGGCGTGGAGTGGCCCAGGAAGATGGCTCCGGCATGTTTAATCCGCTCCAGCAGATCCCAGGGTTCCGCCACTTCCAATTCCAAGTGTTCCGGTGCAAATTCGTTGGACAATTCCGCCGCCAGCTCCAGCGTTTCCACCACGACGACCAGGCCGAAATGGGCGATCGCCTTTTCCGTATCAATCCGCCGAGGATGATCCGCCAGTTGATCCTTGACCTCGTTCACCACCTTTCCGGCCAGGTCGCCATCGGTGGTGATCAAGATTGCGGCGGCCATGGGGTCATGCTCAGCCTGGGCTAGCAGGTCGGCGGCCAGGTGGGTGGGGTCAGCGGTGCGATCGGCAATCACGAGCACTTCTGAGGGCCCAGCGAGGGAGTCAATGCCCACCGTGCCGTAGACTTGCCCCTTGGCCAACATCACGTAAACATTGCCCGGGCCGGTGATCACGTCCACTTTCGGAATCGTTTCCGTCCCGTAGGCGAGGGCGGCGATCGCCTGGGCCCCGCCCACCCGGTAAATTTCCGTCACGCCCGCCTCTTGGGCCGCCACCAGCACGGCCGGGTTCAAAGCACCCCCGGGGCCCGGCGGGGTCACCATCACAATTCGCTCCACCCCGGCCACCTTGGCCGGAATCGCATTCATCAGCACGGTGCTGGGATAGGCAGCCCGCCCACCGGGAACGTAGAGACCAGCGCGATCGACCGGCGTGTAGCGCTTGCCCAAGACCACATCTCGATCGCCAAATTGCACCCAGCTTTTGGGAACGCGCAGCCGGTGAAACTCCTCAATTTGTCGGCTCGCCAGTTGGATCGCCGACAGGAGTTCCTTAGAAACCTGTTGGTAGGCCGCATCCAGTTCCGACCCCGTGACGCGAAGTTGCTCGGCAGTTAAAATCTGCTTGTCAAACTCTTCCGTGTAGGCTAACAAGGCCCGATCGCCTTGGCGCTTCACGGTTTGGAGGATCTGACGCACGGTGGCTTCCTTATGCGTCACCTGCTCATCGTGGGTGCGATCGCAAATCCGCCGTAGCTCCGACCGGGCCTCGGCCAATTCGGTAATAATTCGCAACATGGAGTCTTCGCGTCCTGGTCGTCCAATTCGGCGACCTCGCAGCGCCCCGTGGCTACCGACGAGATCGGCGTAGTCATCATTATAGAAACACTCGGCAGCCTGAAAACCTTGGCTCCTGAGAGCAAGGCTTAAAAAGCGATCGGGATTCTGGCGCGATCGCCGGGCTAATGCGGTGAGTATTAAAACATTTTTTAACAAAATTCCGGAGTTCTTTGCACGAGTTCCGGCAGTGGGTGTTATTATGGATCGCCGGGCAGTTCCAACACCGTCCAATCTCTCCTTGTCCAGCCTTGCCAAAGGGTGACCGCCAGAGCCGAAATTTTTTCTTGCTCACCAGCGTCACGACTCACCAGGCCCAAGGAACAGTGCCGATGCTTCTTGACCGCTCATTGTAGCGGTGTCAGCCTGCGGAGCGACCCTGAGACTTTTCCTGGTCTCATCCTAGAACGAAGGCGCGGAAGACTCGACCACGAGAAACAAGCAAGAACCCAAATCCTCTGGTTTGGGTGTCCCCCTTGCCCCGGCATGGGAATCTAGTGTCAACGTTGCAATCGAAATCCTAAGAGATCGACCGTGGCTAATATTAAGTCTGCAATCAAGCGCGTTCAGATCGCAGAGCGTAATCGACTGCGTAATAAAGCTTATAAGTCGGCGGTGCGAACCCTGACCAAGAAATATCTGTCGTCGGTGGATGCTTACGCGGCTAACCCTTCGCCGGAAGCCCTGGAAGCTGTCCAAGCCAATCTGTCCAACGCCGCCAGCAAAATTGACAAGGCCGTGAAGCGGGGTGTTTATCACCGCAACAACGCCGCGCGCAAAAAGTCGAAGTTGGCCAGCTACCTGAAGAAGGCTGTCGCTGCTTAAGGGTTGGTTGGGCGATGGGGCCTCGCCACCCTTGGTGCGTTGTCCATCGCTGACTGAGACTGCTGGGCTGAGATCCCAAGCATTAACCCTTAGCCGTAGTCGAGGTGGGTAAACGCGCCGTGAAAGCGATCGACACGCACGTTCACGTTAATTTTCCCAACTTTAGTGATGATTTCAGCGCCGTTCGCCAGCGTTGGTTGGCGGCCGGCGTTGACGCGTTGGTTCACGCTTGTGTGCATCCGGGCGAGTTTGGGGCGATTCAGGCGATCGCTCAGGCTTGCCCTGAAGTGTTTTTCGCCGTTGGGCTACACCCACTGGAGGCGGAACATCAGTGGCAAGAGGCGTTGGGCGAGCAAATTCGCACCTTGGCTCAATCGGATCCGAAGGTGGTGGCCATTGGTGAAACCGGTCTCGACTTCTATAAATCAACGGCCCATCAAGTGCAGTTGGCGGCCTTTGGGGCCCAGCTTGATTTGGCCAGCGATTTGGGTCTGCCGGTGATCATCCATTGCCGCGACGCTGCTGAGGAAATGCTTGCGTTTCTGCGCGATCGCCCGGGTTGTCCGGCGGGAGTTTTGCACTGCTGGGGAGGTACCCCTCAGCAGGCATTGCAGTTTGTGGAGCTTGGGTTTCACATCAGCTTCAGCGGCACGGTCACCTTCAAGAATGCCCCAGACATTCAGGAATCCGCCAAGGTAGTGCCGCTCGATCGCCTGTTGGTGGAAACGGATTGCCCATTTTTGGCTCCCGTTCCCCATCGCGGTCGTCGCAATGAACCGGCCTACGTGGTTTCGGTGCTCAACCAGGTAGCCGCCCTGCGGAATCTTGACCCGATCGCCCTGGGTGAGCAGACCAGCGCCAATGCTCGCCAGTTGTTCCGACTGCCCCAGTCGATCGAACCCACCGTTCCCGCCCTGGCCCTCGCCTAGGGCCCCGCAGCCGGGCCGGGCGATCGCCCCTGCGATTTGCCCCTTGCCAAGCCCGGTCACCGTTGTTTTGCTGCTGTTTTGCTGCCCGCGTTCCATCTGCCAACGGGTTTGCACTTGGCATCACCGCCCCCAGGAGACGCATGACCGACAAACTCGCGACCACGACCCCTTCGTTTCTGCTGCCCGACCTGATTGAAATTCAACGGGCCAGCTTCCGTTGGTTTCTCGAAGAAGGCCTGATCGAAGAACTTGATAGCTTCTCCCCGATCACGGACTATACCGGCAAGTTGGAGCTGCACTTCATCGGCAAAAACTACAAGCTGAAGCGGCCCAAATACGACGTTGATGAAGCCAAGCGGCGGGATGCCACCTATTCGGTGCAAATGTATGTGCCGACCCGGTTGATCAACAAAGAAACCGGCGAAATCAAGGAGCAAGAAGTCTTCATTGGCGATCTGCCCCTGATGACGGAACGGGGAACCTTCATCATCAACGGCGCGGAACGGGTGATCGTGAATCAGATCGTCCGTAGCCCCGGTGTTTACTATAAGTTTGAAATTGACAAGAGCGGTCGCCGCACCTACTCCGCCAGCTTGATTCCCAATCGGGGCGCTTGGCTGAAGTTTGAGACCGACAAAAACGACATGGTTTGGGTGCGGATCGACAAGACCCGCAAACTGTCGGCCCAAGTGCTGCTGAAGGCCTTGGGCTGGACGACGGCAGAAATTCTCGATGGGCTGCGCCACCCGGAATATTTCCAACGGACGATCGAAAAAGAAGGCGACTTCTCCGAAGAAGAAGCGCTGATGGAGCTGTACCGCAAGCTGCGACCGGGCGAACCGCCGACGGTTTCGGGTGGTCAGCAACTGTTGGATTCGCGCTTCTTTGATCCCAAGCGCTACGACCTGGGCAAGGTGGGCCGCTACAAGATCAACCGCAAGCTGCACCTGAATATTCCTGACACGGTGCGCGTGCTGACCCCGCAGGATATTCTGTCGGCGATCGATTACCTAATCAATCTGGAATTTGACCTGGGCAGCACCGACGATATCGACCACCTGGGCAACCGCCGGGTGCGTTCCGTGGGTGAACTGCTGCAAAACCAAGTGCGCGTGGGCTTGAACCGGCTGGAGCGGATCATTCGCGAGCGGATGACCGTATCTGATGCGGATTCCCTAACGCCCGCTTCTTTGGTCAACCCGAAACCCCTGGTGGCGGCGATTAAGGAGTTCTTCGGCTCCAGCCAACTGTCCCAGTTCATGGATCAGACCAACCCCTTGGCAGAGCTGACCCACAAGCGCCGTCTGAGTGCCCTCGGCCCCGGCGGTCTGACCCGGGAGCGGGCGGGCTTCGCGGTGCGCGACATTCACCCCAGCCACCATGGCCGGATTTGCCCGATCGAAACGCCGGAAGGCCCCAACGCTGGTCTGATCGGCTCCCTGGCCACCCATGCCCGCGTCAATCCCTACGGCTTCATCACCACCCCGGTCTTCCCGGTGGAAAATGGCCGCGTCCGGCTCGATCGCTCACCGATCTATATGACCGCCGACGAAGAGGACGATGTGCGCGTAGCTCCTGGGGATGTGCCCATGGACGAAAACGGCTACATCCTCGGGGAATCGGTGCCCGTGCGCTACCGCCAGGAATTCACCACCACCAGTCCCGACCAGGTGGACTACATCGCCGTTTCCCCGGTGCAGATTATCTCGGTGGCAACCTCCCTGATTCCGTTCCTGGAGCATGACGACGCAAACCGGGCCCTGATGGGATCGAACATGCAACGGCAGGCCGTGCCCCTGTTGCGGCCCGAGCGCCCCTTGGTGGGTACTGGCTTGGAAGCCCAGGCCGCCCGTGACTCAGGGATGGTGATCGTTTCCCGCACCGCCGGGGAAGTGGTCTACGTGTCCGCCAAGGAAATCCGCGTCAAGGATCCAGACGGCAACATCCTGGAATACGAGCTGCAAAAATACCAGCGATCGAACCAGGACACCTGCCTTAACCAACGCCCCCTCGTCTACAGCGGCGAGCGCGTGGTGGCTGGGCAAGTGCTGGCTGATGGATCCTCCACCGAAGGCGGCGAACTGGCCCTGGGCCAAAACGTCACCGTCGTCTACATGCCCTGGGAAGGCTACAACTACGAAGACGCAATCCTAATCAGTGAGCGCCTGGTGGCCGAGGATGTCTATACCTCGATCCACGTCGAAAAATTCGAGATTGAAGCCCGCCAAACCAAGCTCGGCCCCGAAGAAATCACCCGCGAAATTCCCAACGTGGGCGAAGATGCCCTGCGCCAACTGGATGAGCACGGGATCATCCGGATCGGCGCTTGGGTCGAATCGGGCGACATCCTGGTCGGGAAAGTCACGCCCAAGGGTGAATCGGATCAACCGCCGGAAGAGAAGCTGCTGCGGGCGATCTTCGGTGAAAAGGCCCGGGACGTGCGCGACAACTCCCTGCGCGTGCCCAACGGCGAAAAGGGTCGTGTCGTCGATGTGCGCGTGTTTACCCGGGAACAGGGCGATGAGCTGCCCCCCGGCGCGAACATGGTCGTGCGCGTCTACGTGGCCCAAAAGCGCAAAATCCAAGTGGGCGACAAGATGGCCGGTCGCCACGGCAACAAGGGGATTATCTCCAAGATCCTGCCCGTGGAAGATATGCCCTTCTTGCCCGACGGTAGCCCGGTGGATGTGGTGCTGAACCCGCTGGGGGTGCCCTCCCGGATGAACGTGGGTCAGGTGTTCGAGTGCTTGCTGGGTTGGGCCGGTGAGCAGTTGGGGATGCGCTTCAAGGTCACGCCCTTTGACGAAATGTACGGGGCAGAAGCCTCCCGTCTGGCGGTGCATGGCAAGTTGCAGGAAGCCCGTGACGAAACCGGCAAGGACTGGCTGTTTGAGCCGACGAATCCCGGCAAAATCACGGTCTATGACGGCCGAACAGGGGAACCGTTCGATCGCCCCGTCACCGTCGGCAAGGGCTACATGCTGAAGCTCGTCCACTTGGTCGATGACAAGATCCACGCCCGCAGCACCGGCCCCTACTCGCTGGTGACCCAACAGCCCCTCGGCGGTAAGGCCCAACAGGGCGGTCAGCGGTTCGGGGAAATGGAAGTGTGGGCCTTGGAAGCCTTCGGGGCCGCCTACATCCTGCAAGAGCTGCTGACGGTCAAGTCCGACGACATGCAGGGCCGCAACGAAGCCCTCAACGCCATAGTGAAGGGCAAGGCGATCCCGCGACCGGGTACACCGGAATCCTTCAAGGTGCTGATGCGCGAATTGCAATCTCTCTGCTTGGATATTGCCGTCCACAAGAGCGAAATCCAAGACGACGGCACCAGCCGCGATGTGGAGGTAGACCTGATGATCGATATCCCCGGCGTTCGTCGTGCGCCCACCCGTCCCACTTACGAAGTGTTTGCCCGTGAAGGGTTTGACGACGAGTAAGGTGTGAGTTCTGCGGATCGATCGCCCCCTGAATGTTCTGTCTGGGGCGATCGACCCAATCCCGTTTGCCTGCTGATTGCCCACCGTCACCGAACAACCATGTCGAAACTCAAGCAGCGCTTTGACTACGTAAAGATCGGCATCGCCTCGCCCGAGCGGATTCGCCAATGGGGCGAGCGTACCTTGCCCAACGGTCAAATCGTCGGTGAAGTGACCAAGCCCGAAACGATCAACTACCGCACCCTGAAGCCCGAAATGGACGGGCTATTCTGCGAGCGGATTTTTGGCCCCGCCAAGGATTGGGAATGCCACTGTGGCAAATACAAGCGGGTGCGCCACCGCGGTATTGTCTGCGAACGTTGCGGCGTGGAAGTGACCGAATCGCGGGTGCGTCGTCACCGGATGGGCTTCATCAAACTGGCGGCCCCCGTCACCCACGTTTGGTATCTGAAGGGGATCCCCAGTTACATGGCGATCCTGTTGGATATGCCCCTGCGCGATGTGGAGCAGGTGGTGTACTTCAACTCCTACGTGGTGCTCGATCCGGGCAATGCGGCGGATCTCAGCTACAAGCAACTGCTGAGCGAAGAGCAGTGGATTGAAATTGAAGATCGCCTCTACGCCGATGACTCGGATCTCGAAGGCGTGGAAGTGGGCATCGGGGCCGAAGCGATTCAGCGCCTGTTGCAGGATATTCCCCTGGAGCAGGAAGCCGAGCGC is drawn from Limnothrix sp. FACHB-406 and contains these coding sequences:
- the rpoB gene encoding DNA-directed RNA polymerase subunit beta gives rise to the protein MTDKLATTTPSFLLPDLIEIQRASFRWFLEEGLIEELDSFSPITDYTGKLELHFIGKNYKLKRPKYDVDEAKRRDATYSVQMYVPTRLINKETGEIKEQEVFIGDLPLMTERGTFIINGAERVIVNQIVRSPGVYYKFEIDKSGRRTYSASLIPNRGAWLKFETDKNDMVWVRIDKTRKLSAQVLLKALGWTTAEILDGLRHPEYFQRTIEKEGDFSEEEALMELYRKLRPGEPPTVSGGQQLLDSRFFDPKRYDLGKVGRYKINRKLHLNIPDTVRVLTPQDILSAIDYLINLEFDLGSTDDIDHLGNRRVRSVGELLQNQVRVGLNRLERIIRERMTVSDADSLTPASLVNPKPLVAAIKEFFGSSQLSQFMDQTNPLAELTHKRRLSALGPGGLTRERAGFAVRDIHPSHHGRICPIETPEGPNAGLIGSLATHARVNPYGFITTPVFPVENGRVRLDRSPIYMTADEEDDVRVAPGDVPMDENGYILGESVPVRYRQEFTTTSPDQVDYIAVSPVQIISVATSLIPFLEHDDANRALMGSNMQRQAVPLLRPERPLVGTGLEAQAARDSGMVIVSRTAGEVVYVSAKEIRVKDPDGNILEYELQKYQRSNQDTCLNQRPLVYSGERVVAGQVLADGSSTEGGELALGQNVTVVYMPWEGYNYEDAILISERLVAEDVYTSIHVEKFEIEARQTKLGPEEITREIPNVGEDALRQLDEHGIIRIGAWVESGDILVGKVTPKGESDQPPEEKLLRAIFGEKARDVRDNSLRVPNGEKGRVVDVRVFTREQGDELPPGANMVVRVYVAQKRKIQVGDKMAGRHGNKGIISKILPVEDMPFLPDGSPVDVVLNPLGVPSRMNVGQVFECLLGWAGEQLGMRFKVTPFDEMYGAEASRLAVHGKLQEARDETGKDWLFEPTNPGKITVYDGRTGEPFDRPVTVGKGYMLKLVHLVDDKIHARSTGPYSLVTQQPLGGKAQQGGQRFGEMEVWALEAFGAAYILQELLTVKSDDMQGRNEALNAIVKGKAIPRPGTPESFKVLMRELQSLCLDIAVHKSEIQDDGTSRDVEVDLMIDIPGVRRAPTRPTYEVFAREGFDDE